One Micromonas commoda chromosome 5, complete sequence genomic window, GGCTTCAGCAGCGCCTTCATGGTGTCCTTCTCGTTACCCGCCTGGAGCACGTTCAGGTTAAAGTTGCTCCCTTTCAGCAGGAACgactccaccgcgcgctccttggcgacggccACGGTCAGCGCGGGCGGGTTGAACGACGCCTGGCTGACCCAcgacgcgagcatcgcggaTTGCGCGTCATCCTTcttggcggtgacggcgcagAGCGAGCCCACGATCctcccgacggcggcggcggtgtcggaCTGCCCGAaggacgagcccgcggacACTTGCTTGGTCTTGTCCGACTGCTTCTTGCGGCGGATCTTCTTGACCGACTGCGCGAGGTCGGTGCCGGACTCCTCGCAGATTTGGAGCGTCTCCTGCGTGGGCTTGAACTTGCAACGAATGGGTGAAAAGGCAAAGTCGAATCCGCCGTCTTTGAGCCGCGCCTCCATGAGGTCGACAGCCTCGCCGGACCAGCCGAAGCTGCCGAACACGCCCGCGGGGAACTCGCGCGTGGACTCCTTGACGatcacgccgagcgcgttgCTCACGGGGGTGGGCATGTGCCCGCCCAGGGTTGGCGCGCCGATGCAGAATCCATCCGTCTTCTTGATGAGCGCCTCAATTTCCTCATTGGTGCTCAGCTCGCAGTTGAGCAtctcgaccgcgacgccggcttTGGTGATGCCCCTGGCGATCGcctgcgccatcgccgacgtgTTACCGTACGCCGACGCGTAAATGACCGCGACGCTAAAGTCATCCGCGGATTTTACCTGCGCTGCGACCCATTCCCGGTactcgcggacgagctcgttcctcgcgctccgaACCACCGGGCCGTgcagcggcgcgatcgcgctcaTCTTCGCCGGCTTGGGCACGTACACCTTGTCCCCGGCGAACGGCTCGGCGAACTTGAGCAGGAGGCGCGTGAGACCCGGGGCGACGGACTTGGGCCGCTCGGCTCCTCCGCTCGAGGTGTCGGGATCGTCGCCTACGTAAGGCGCGAGCGTGgtcagcgccctcgcggcgggtcgcgccatcggcgcgagcATGCAGTCGAAAAAGTACCTCCAGTCGCCGCCAAACTCGTCgaacccgagcccgacgtccgtggcgtcctcgtccgcgcccgtcgtcttggtcgcgacgtgcgcggagaAGAGCTTGGAGGTGAAGAGGATGCCGGATTGCGGGTCAAACGTCGCCACCGTGTCCGGCCACCTCGGGGTTGGCGCGGTGGTGAACTTgagcctcctcgcgccccccAGAGGCAGCTCCTCGCCCGTCTTGATCGTGCGCAATCGCGCTCGTAGGCCCTTGGGTCCCTTCCACGCCTTCGTCAGCGCCTCGGAAGACGCGGGCGTGCCCggcttgagcgcggcgtagATGACCTGCGCCGCGGGATTGGAGCACCACACCTccacggcgggcgcgtccgccggtCTGGCGTCCAggacggtggcgagggcgtcgacgcgtttcGGGGAGAGGTGCCCGAGGACGATGtagtcgacggcgccgcagtcgatggcgcccgcgaagacggacgcgaacgacttGTCCGGGAGGTCCAGCAGCGCGGTCTTATCGGCGCCCTTCACGATGTACGAGTTGTCGGTGGAGCCGCGCTGCATGCCGTACTCGACCTCGAACTTGAGGCGCTCCTGGCAGACGCACCGGACGATTTgcacgccgtccgcgagggcggagatGTGCACCTGCGAGGCGGACTTTGCATCGCccgtgggcgcgcgcgccgtgctcTGCTCCGTTTCCTGCTCGGTGGAcacggcgcgggtcgcggcggggcgcgcgcggggcttAGCGCGGGGCTTAGCGCGCttccccgcggtggcggtcaGGCGCGAtgcggcgccgagcgagaacgacgacgaggccgccgcgagtgAGGCGGGCATCTCTTACGCGCGTCTGTGTGATCTGATCGTAGTTGACACGTTGGTGACAGAGAGGCTGTCGGGAACTTTCAGCCGGAGGAGGAAAGGTCGCGAGGTGGTGTccgtgcgccgcgaagcgcgcgtcggcggcggtcggggagcgcgcgggctTCGCTGAGAGCGCGCGGGATGTCCCTCTGGGTCGCACGATacgcgcgcgccctgcgTTTGAGCGGCCTCGGCAACCCCCGTCACCAACGCCCACATTCTAGGTCTGGGTGAGTCATCTTTTCGGATGACGCATCACGCGCCAGCCCTGCAGTTCGCCACGTGAGCGAATCGCGTGAGTGTTTCGCACAGCTGAGCAGTCTGAAATTGGCGAGAAAATTGGCATTTTCACATCGGGCGGTTCGAACACTGTTCGAACTGCTGTGAGCCGTTGTCGATGTTGGCACCACTTCGCTCTCCAGTCTTTGCGGGGGCGGACGAAGGGCATGAAGCGCGTCTCCCCCTCGAGGCTCTGGGATCGGGTCGCCGAGCGACTCGGCACCGACCGAGAATCCGCGCAGCTGGAGGTGCTTCTCGCGGCGGGATACTCGTGGTGCGCTCCCACGACAACACGACCGCGTCCCCCTTTCCCTTTGTGGCCCGGGGGGGTGCCCGATTTCCGCTCGGCCAACTTTCGCGCGACAGTCGCTGACCACCTACGCGACCGCCTTCCCCCCGCAACCATCCGCAGGGACGACTCCACGGGCGAGCTAACGTCGTGGCCGATCAATGACCGACCCGAACcccgctcgcctccgcccgaagcgcccgacggcgcgcgcgtgagctCCCCAATCGACCTGTGCGGCTCCCCCGAGGGGTCGAACCGCGCGGTGAGCGAGAccccttcgccgacgccccttCGCGCGAgactcggcgcggcgccgaggacgatgacgagtcCGGAGGtcaacgacgaggacgaggaaatCGAGAACGAACCCGCCTCCGCGTCTCGgcgcgccatcgacgcgacgaagacgagccggcgacggggtcaCGGCGTCCAGCCCGACGTGAGATTAGCGGCGGGCCAAAcaggcgacgcgagccggcCGAAAAAACGACGGCTCAAGGCGGacaacgacggcggcgacggcagaGACGACGTCGGAGGCGCCGTGGCGCTGGAGGATCGGCTCGGCGAGTGGATcaaacgcgacgacgaactgTACGAACGGATCCTGTTGATGAAGAcggtggacgtggacgacgtcgcggcggcgctgagaGCGGACGGCGGGCCGGACAAGGAGAACGCGTCGGAGAACGCGTGGACGAAGAAGGTTCCGAGGACCAAACTCCTCGCGTACCTCGAgtccgagggcgtcgccgtggtgtCCACCAAGAGCCGACGAGGGAATAAGACGCACTTCTGAAGACGCGACCAAGATTAATTAGCGCTAGATGAACGTAAGATTAGCGGCACGACGTAAGATTAGCGGCACTCACAGGGGGCTcaggcgccgcctcgcgcgggtcggcgagctcggcttgGTCGTCTGACCGAGCCTCCTCACGTACTCTCGCTGGATGACCCGCGCCAGCGTCAGGGGAAACGCCCAGTACCCCACGAacaacgccgccgacgccatcgcatccgccgccttaCCCACGAGTGCGCCGTCCCACGGGAGTTTCCCGAGAgcctcggcgatcgcggggacgttcgcgacgcgcacggtcCAGAACCCGTTGTACTCTGCGACACCGAGCGCGTGGTTCGACAAGCATGGAAGGGCAAACGAGACCACGCAGGTGGTTGCGAGCCCCCGAAGGTTCCCGTGCGCGAGCGGATGGATCGCGTACACGAGCATCATGATGCTCATGCACACGAACCCCTTGATGTGCATCATCGTCTTGTCGCACTGCCCGTGCATGTCATCCCTACGGATGAAGctgccgccctcgccgtaaCCCCACCACATGAACATTCCTCCCAGGTACAGGTAAGCCAATTTGAAGTTGAACCCGCGCCTGCGCAACCACTCGTCCGAGGGTAAGGGCTTGCCGAGGCTAGCGATCGAGGCGAGCACACTGCCGATAATCGAGCGCACGTACGGCGACGCACCCAGGTTGCAGTGCCTCTTCGTGGTGAACCCGTGGATCGCGATGCACGCCATCGCGATGTACCAAACCCTCGCTTCCCACGGGTCGATCGTACCCATCCACGATCGCCTCAGACCGGGATCCCGACGTAGCATCTTCGCCACGTCATCGTTGGACAGCCATCCCGCCCCAACCCCCCGGCCCCAACCCACGGGACGAACCCCGCCCCACGACCTCGGCGattccgccgcctcgccccccgcgacgtcccgcgaGTCGTCGATGATCGCGTCGTTGGAGTGGGACTGGgacccgccgtcgtcatctTTGTCGCCCGCCTCCGATCCCCCGTCGCGGTtggccctcgcgccctcctcccgcctcgccgtgAACATGCTCTCGAGCATCATGCGCTCGGTCAGGCGCATGTCCAGCACCTTCGTcacctccatcgccgcgccgagatcgtcgtcgtttaTCGTCGCCGGAGACACGCAGTTGCCGAGCCGAGTGACGAATCGGACAGCTTGCGCGTCGCCCAGGTCGCTCCGGATGGTtcgcacggcgtcggcgatctccgacgcggtcgccttGTCGGGGACCAACAGCAAGgggacgctcgcgccgattTGAACCAGGttcgcgtccgggtcggggctcgacgcgtcggcgcccccgcgacgggaCCTTCCCGACCGGCGATTGCGGGCTCCGGATCGCGGGGGATCGACGCTCGGTTGCGGTTGCGACTCCGCTTCGGGGTCGAGCACCGCGAAGACCCACGCGCATCCCACGAGCTCCTTCGGGCTGATGTCCTCGGGCCGCGGGATGGGTATGACCAGCGTGGTGTCGCCCCCGTGCCGTtcgtccgcctcggtgaTGGACGGGATCGTccgcccgcggagggcgaccCGCAGGGTGCAACCCCTcaggcgctcgtggacgcgaacggtgacgggccgcccgtcgcccccggggtCGAGGAGGCATATCGCACCGTGACTCAGCATCGTGCTgccatcggcggcgaagccCTTGATCCCCTCCATGGCCGCGCGGAGCCTCCTCCGACGTGTGAGTCGGATATCGTCTCCGCTCTCGACTCAACCTGCCGCACAGCAAAAACTCTTTCACACAGCAAAAACTCCATCGGTGCCACCCGATCTCTTATTAGCCATTAAAGTCCCCAACTGACTAGCATACGATCCAGCGACCGTCTTCTCAAGTTCTCGAATGCGTACGAACTGATCGCCTGTGCACGAGTTGGCGCCATTTCATTTCAAACTCCCCGCGCGGATAACGATTCGCGCGCGCAGCCACGTGGGACTTTCCACGGCAACCTGCTGTGCTGGCAGGCGTGACAAAGGAGACGTTTAGGTCGACGACGGTTGCCACAACCGCGACCGCATCCAGGGTCGAGGCGTCGGAGTTTCCACCCAGGAGGCTCAGGGCACACTCGTCGGCCAGGACCCGACGCACGCCAACCCGCGACCGAGCGCGAGAACCCCTCCCGCCCGCTCGAGCCCCCCGCTCCTCCGGGCCATTTGTCACGTTtcggcgctgacgacgcCTGCACGGCACGAGATGTCCGCCTCCGCttccctcgcgtcccgcgcggtgaccgccaACGCGCCGGCGTTGGTCTCTCGTGCGCGGATgacccgtcgcgtcgccgccgcgcgcgcggcgaccgtccgcgcggcgatcgccgagcCCCCcggctcctccgcgtcggaggTCAAGAACAGCGAGATCCAGATGTTCGAGGGCACCAAGCGCCTGCAGACGCAGGTCGCCGAGATCGGCGCGGACACCACGTGCATCCGCTCGCTCGACTGGGACCGCGACAGGTTCGACATCGAGTTCGGCCTCGACCTGGGCACCACCTACAACTCCTACGTCATCAAGGGCGCGTCCAAGActgccctcgtcgacgcgtcgcacgccaAATTCGAGCAGCTGTACATCGACACCCTcaagggcgtcgtcgatccGGCGTCCATCGACTACATCGTGTGCTCCCACACCGAGCCCGACCACAGTGGTCTCATCGGCCCCATCCTGGAgctcgcccccgacgccacGGTCGTCGGCAGCAAGGTTTGCATCCAGTTTTTGGAGAATCTCGTGCAGAAGCCGTTCAAGTCGCGGGCGGtcaagggcggcgacgtcgtagacctcggcggcggccacgagCTTCGGTTCATCATGGCGCCCAACCTGCACTGGCCGGATACCATGTTCTCGTTCGATCCCGCCACCAAGCTCATGTACacgtgcgacgcgttcggctcGCACTACTGCACCGAGGACATGTTTGACACCAACCTCGAGGCGGTGCTTCCCCACTACAGGTTCTACTACGAGTGCCTCATGAAGCCCAACGCGCGGTCggtgctcaccgcgctccGCAAGTgcgagagcgacggcgccaaccCGCTGGACAACGACTTTGCCGGCATCTGCAACGGCCACGGCCCTTTGCTCAAGTTCAACGTCGAGGAACTGGTCGGCGGGTACAAGAAATGGAGCGAGGACGCTCtcgagaaggccaaggctgcgacCACGGTCTTCTACACGAGCGACTACGGGTTCAGCGACCGTTTGTCTcagtccatcgcgcgcggtctGACCAAGGCTGACGTGGAGGTGACCATGATGGACATGAACACCGAGGACACGcaggagctcatcgaggcgGTGTCAAAAGCCGCGGGTATCGTGCTCGTGGTTCCACCCGCCACGGGCCCCGCGCACGAtaacctcgccgcgatcatCGGCAACATCAAGAGCAAGCAGAAGATATTAATCGCGGAGTCGTACGGCGGAAACGACGAACCCGTCGGTCCCCTCGCGAGCCAGTTCGCGGGCATGGGCGTCGAAGAGGTTGTCCCAGCGCTGAAGGTGAAGGAGAACCCCACCGAGGCTACGTACCAGCTCTTCGAGGAGTCCGGCACCGACCTCGGACAGGTGCTCACCAAGAAGGAGACGCTCAAGGCGATGAAGAACGCCATGtcccccgacgtcgccaaggcgctcggccgcgtctccggcggGCTGTACGTCGTCACGGCGGCGCAGGGAACCGCCAAGTCGGCGATGATCGCGTCGTGGATCGCGCAGGCGTCCTTCGAGCCACTGGGTTtcaccgtcgccatcgccaagGACCGCGCGATCGAGTCCCTCATGCAGGTTGGGGACAAGTTCGTCCTGAACTGCCTCCCCGAGCAGGGCTTCGAGCCGCTGATGAAGCACTTTTTGATTCGGTTCCCCCCCGGAGCGGACCGCTTCGAAGGGGTGGAGTGGGCCCCCGCGAGCTGCGGCGCGCCCATCCtgaaggaggctgcggcgtaCATGGAGTGCACCGTGACGAGCcggatggaggcggcggatcaCTGGATCGTGTACagcgaggtgcgcgagggtAAAGTTTTCAAGGATGAGAAGACCGCCACCCACCACCGCAAGGTTGCGAGCTACTACTAAACCCGTCCGCGGGGACTCGAACCGCGCCCCTGTCCTTAGCGCTCTTGTATGATTGTAACGTGCGAAACGGAGTTTGTGTCGTATAGACTATCTTACAATCTACTTTTTTAGAACTGTTTATACAGCCGTTCGCTTCGGTGAAAGTTCACCGGGTAAAAGTCGTTAGAAGCGTCGACCGCGGCTTTggtcgcgtcgaggcgaaggaAAAAAGAATGGGCGGCGAGAGACGGGGTCTCGTTTCGGTTTGTCGGAATCACCCGATGGCGTTGAGCGACCCCACGAACCACTTGCTGCACACCACGTCCTCGAAGTGAGGGTTGGGCACCGGCCCGATGTGGTCCGGATGCTGCCGGAGCTTCCCCTTGGCGCTCTTCACCCCCGGGAGCAGCGACTTGCTGTACACCCTCGACCCGCCGTGCTCCTCGAtgtgcgcggcgctcggctccattcctcctcggccgcctccaTCCCGGGCACCCACGCCGCCAGCCTTGGACGATACCCCGCCCTTGGCGACGGTgcccgtcgtcaccgcggcgtgAGCGTAGTCGTTCATGGGGGCGTGGTGCACGCGCCCGAACCCGGCGGCTCCCAGCATGAGCGCGAGCACCCCGTTGCCCCAGATTCggcccgcaccgccgcctctgGCGGGAGccggggcgtccgcgcgcgatgcgtcgttcgcgtcgtcgaggaggcacGCGGGTCCGAGCGGGATGTTgcttcgcgcgtcgcggttcGCGTCGACTTTGAGCGCTGATGGACGGGGAAAAGAGAGGGAGCGTCTCGGTCAGCggtcagcgcgaggaggatgcgAGAAAAAGAAAAAAA contains:
- a CDS encoding predicted protein translates to MSASASLASRAVTANAPALVSRARMTRRVAAARAATVRAAIAEPPGSSASEVKNSEIQMFEGTKRLQTQVAEIGADTTCIRSLDWDRDRFDIEFGLDLGTTYNSYVIKGASKTALVDASHAKFEQLYIDTLKGVVDPASIDYIVCSHTEPDHSGLIGPILELAPDATVVGSKVCIQFLENLVQKPFKSRAVKGGDVVDLGGGHELRFIMAPNLHWPDTMFSFDPATKLMYTCDAFGSHYCTEDMFDTNLEAVLPHYRFYYECLMKPNARSVLTALRKCESDGANPLDNDFAGICNGHGPLLKFNVEELVGGYKKWSEDALEKAKAATTVFYTSDYGFSDRLSQSIARGLTKADVEVTMMDMNTEDTQELIEAVSKAAGIVLVVPPATGPAHDNLAAIIGNIKSKQKILIAESYGGNDEPVGPLASQFAGMGVEEVVPALKVKENPTEATYQLFEESGTDLGQVLTKKETLKAMKNAMSPDVAKALGRVSGGLYVVTAAQGTAKSAMIASWIAQASFEPLGFTVAIAKDRAIESLMQVGDKFVLNCLPEQGFEPLMKHFLIRFPPGADRFEGVEWAPASCGAPILKEAAAYMECTVTSRMEAADHWIVYSEVREGKVFKDEKTATHHRKVASYY
- a CDS encoding predicted protein, whose protein sequence is MVSPLATVTGATVATAVALRGTHRRTKSGGRGRGASPRSDKAPAAIPRDAEAVTRRGLTRTKASEREEGDVADGDRRAFFAAATGLFSPHALKVDANRDARSNIPLGPACLLDDANDASRADAPAPARGGGAGRIWGNGVLALMLGAAGFGRVHHAPMNDYAHAAVTTGTVAKGGVSSKAGGVGARDGGGRGGMEPSAAHIEEHGGSRVYSKSLLPGVKSAKGKLRQHPDHIGPVPNPHFEDVVCSKWFVGSLNAIG
- a CDS encoding predicted protein, producing MKRVSPSRLWDRVAERLGTDRESAQLEVLLAAGYSWDDSTGELTSWPINDRPEPRSPPPEAPDGARVSSPIDLCGSPEGSNRAVSETPSPTPLRARLGAAPRTMTSPEVNDEDEEIENEPASASRRAIDATKTSRRRGHGVQPDVRLAAGQTGDASRPKKRRLKADNDGGDGRDDVGGAVALEDRLGEWIKRDDELYERILLMKTVDVDDVAAALRADGGPDKENASENAWTKKVPRTKLLAYLESEGVAVVSTKSRRGNKTHF
- a CDS encoding predicted protein, with product MEGIKGFAADGSTMLSHGAICLLDPGGDGRPVTVRVHERLRGCTLRVALRGRTIPSITEADERHGGDTTLVIPIPRPEDISPKELVGCAWVFAVLDPEAESQPQPSVDPPRSGARNRRSGRSRRGGADASSPDPDANLVQIGASVPLLLVPDKATASEIADAVRTIRSDLGDAQAVRFVTRLGNCVSPATINDDDLGAAMEVTKVLDMRLTERMMLESMFTARREEGARANRDGGSEAGDKDDDGGSQSHSNDAIIDDSRDVAGGEAAESPRSWGGVRPVGWGRGVGAGWLSNDDVAKMLRRDPGLRRSWMGTIDPWEARVWYIAMACIAIHGFTTKRHCNLGASPYVRSIIGSVLASIASLGKPLPSDEWLRRRGFNFKLAYLYLGGMFMWWGYGEGGSFIRRDDMHGQCDKTMMHIKGFVCMSIMMLVYAIHPLAHGNLRGLATTCVVSFALPCLSNHALGVAEYNGFWTVRVANVPAIAEALGKLPWDGALVGKAADAMASAALFVGYWAFPLTLARVIQREYVRRLGQTTKPSSPTRARRRLSPL
- a CDS encoding predicted protein; translated protein: MQRGSTDNSYIVKGADKTALLDLPDKSFASVFAGAIDCGAVDYIVLGHLSPKRVDALATVLDARPADAPAVEVWCSNPAAQGLRARLRTIKTGEELPLGGARRLKFTTAPTPRWPDTVATFDPQSGILFTSKLFSAHVATKTTGADEDATDVGLGFDEFGGDWRYFFDCMLAPMARPAARALTTLAPYPAKMSAIAPLHGPVVRSARNELVREYREWVAAQVKSADDFSVAVIYASAYGNTSAMAQAIARGITKAGVAVEMLNCELSTNEEIEALIKKTDGFCIGAPTLGGHMPTPVSNALGVIVKESTREFPAGVFGSFGWSGEAVDLMEARLKDGGFDFAFSPIRCKFKPTQETLQICEESGTDLAQSVKKIRRKKQSDKTKQVSAGSSFGQSDTAAAVGRIVGSLCAVTAKKDDAQSAMLASWVSQASFNPPALTVAVAKERAVESFLLKGSNFNLNVLQAGNEKDTMKALLKPFQPGENRFGDMEVEISERNGCAIVTEALSYLECEVTERMECGDHWVVLATVREGKLLKEEGLTAIHHRKTGTSY